A window of the Linepithema humile isolate Giens D197 chromosome 4, Lhum_UNIL_v1.0, whole genome shotgun sequence genome harbors these coding sequences:
- the LOC105668188 gene encoding uncharacterized protein — protein sequence MKCLPAIIVAIVLVTAEAKVVPTSENQQTDTQPVQFSDYIREAQNNLAAMTSQLQEHLNLPNRDEFFNTMKEHSTNLANNLQSYITNTTEEVKAKAPELENLWTNVKNKLSEAVEKLNVNPETAEQVAQLRTKFQEGVQSIVSESQNAFAIANENAGKVQDDFKKIAKQIAEIAVHESQNLSNQLQQAATPQPQN from the exons ATGAAGTGCTTACCTGCGATTATCGTAGCCATTGTTCTGGTTACAGCTGAGGCCAAGGTTGTGCCAACCAGTGAAAATCAACAAACCGACACTCAACCAGTCCAATTCAGCGATTACATCAGAGAGGCCCAAAATAATCTAGCTGCAATGACAAGTCAGCTTCAGGAACATTTAAACTTGCCTAATCGAGATGAGTTTTTCAACACTATGAAGGAACACAGTACCAATTTAGCCAATAATCTCCAGTCATATATCACAAACACGACAGAAGAG GTTAAAGCTAAAGCCCCCGAGCTCGAAAATCTCTGGACAAACGTGAAGAACAAACTGTCTGAAGctgttgaaaaattgaacgTTAATCCCGAGACTGCGGAACAGGTAGCTCAGCTGCGTACTAAGTTTCAAGAAGGTGTCCAATCCATCGTGAGCGAGTCCCAGAATGCCTTTGCGATTGCTAATGAAAATGCCGGCAAAGTGCAAGACGATTTTAAGAAGATCGCTAAGCAGATAGCGGAAATCGCAGTGCATGAATCTCAAAATTTAAGTAATCAGTTGCAACAAGCAGCGACGCCACAACCGCAAAATTAA